A genomic segment from Clostridium pasteurianum BC1 encodes:
- a CDS encoding PTS sugar transporter subunit IIB codes for MKAIILCSWGATSSSLAKAVTDEAKKRNLDIEVDAGGTGEFKKKAANYSVALLEPQVRHLKKEVEAAASKFNIPVEIVDMQAFALMNGGKVLDQIINLAKDNGKL; via the coding sequence ATGAAAGCAATAATTTTATGTAGTTGGGGAGCAACATCAAGTTCACTTGCAAAGGCTGTTACAGATGAAGCAAAAAAGAGAAATTTAGATATAGAAGTGGATGCTGGTGGCACAGGAGAATTTAAGAAAAAGGCAGCAAACTATTCTGTAGCATTACTTGAACCACAGGTAAGACATTTAAAAAAAGAAGTTGAGGCAGCTGCAAGTAAATTTAATATACCTGTAGAAATAGTAGATATGCAGGCTTTTGCCTTGATGAATGGTGGAAAGGTTCTTGACCAGATAATCAACCTTGCAAAAGATAATGGTAAATTGTAA
- a CDS encoding LysR family transcriptional regulator: MDIRQLKYFLTIVEEGSITKAAERLHIAQPPLSQQLKLLEDELDIKLIDRNTRKIQITDAGRILQHRSKQILELTQNTEKELKNLKHGFKGILSLGTVPSSSTTILLKRLNEFHNKYPHINFKIRESNTDEILKSLSIGTIEVGVILTPFNSENFESLLLSSEPMIAVFKPDAYFINNKKNPISLNDLINKPLIIDHKFKDMLISSCHQAGFEPTILCENEDARSVLLWAHTEIGIGILPKSAANLIPGLDLKYIEIDELSLRTRPAVVWVKNRYLSDVARNFIESFKTE, from the coding sequence ATGGATATTAGACAGCTTAAGTATTTTTTAACTATAGTAGAAGAAGGCAGTATAACTAAAGCTGCAGAGCGATTACATATAGCTCAACCACCCTTAAGCCAGCAGCTGAAATTACTTGAGGATGAACTTGATATAAAACTTATAGATAGAAATACACGAAAAATTCAAATAACAGATGCAGGTAGGATACTTCAACATCGTTCTAAACAAATTTTAGAATTAACTCAAAACACTGAAAAGGAACTAAAAAACTTGAAACATGGCTTTAAAGGAATACTATCTCTGGGTACAGTTCCATCTTCAAGTACTACCATTTTATTAAAAAGATTAAATGAATTTCATAATAAGTATCCTCATATAAATTTTAAGATAAGAGAAAGCAACACTGATGAAATATTAAAATCACTTTCTATAGGCACAATAGAAGTAGGCGTTATTTTGACGCCCTTTAATTCTGAAAACTTTGAATCACTGCTGCTTTCCAGTGAACCTATGATAGCGGTCTTTAAACCTGATGCATATTTTATCAATAATAAAAAGAATCCTATAAGTTTAAATGATTTAATAAACAAACCTTTGATAATAGATCATAAATTCAAAGACATGCTAATTTCTTCCTGTCACCAAGCTGGATTTGAACCAACAATACTTTGTGAAAATGAAGATGCAAGATCAGTTCTTCTATGGGCTCACACAGAAATCGGCATAGGTATATTACCTAAATCCGCTGCTAACCTGATCCCAGGATTAGACTTAAAATACATTGAAATAGACGAATTATCTTTAAGAACTAGACCTGCAGTTGTATGGGTTAAAAACAGATATTTATCTGATGTAGCTAGAAACTTTATAGAATCATTTAAAACAGAATAG
- a CDS encoding lactate racemase domain-containing protein gives MREGDITESLNLSKFNQIQLPKFLKVRQNFKKDRIVDIKNEVKEKVHSQLHNLKNKRIAVGVGSRGIANIDIITKTVIDSLKEAGARPFIVPAMGSHGGATEKGQKEILGSYGITEENMGVNIDLSMDTEIIGEYESDLPVYVAKSALNADGIVIIPRIKPHTGFRGKVESGVCKMLCIGLGKQKGADSIHSKGFERFPELIPQIGCMIAKKTKVLFAVAIVENAYDEIYKIEIITKDEILDLKKEETLLKESRELMGKILIPKFDVLIIDEIGKNISGNGQDPNVTGLYFTGCVSGGPEFKKCVIFDITKESHGNANGVGVSDIITRKLFDKINFIDMYTNCFTSTYMEPAKIPMVASTSEDAIKIAVKICNGVKNREYKIVWIKNTMELENIIVSEPLIEEVKSNSNLDILTNSEDLKFYEGEPKFSWGKL, from the coding sequence TTGAGAGAAGGTGATATTACGGAATCTTTAAATTTAAGTAAATTCAATCAAATACAATTGCCTAAGTTTTTAAAGGTAAGACAAAATTTCAAGAAAGATAGAATTGTGGATATCAAAAATGAAGTGAAAGAAAAAGTTCATTCCCAGTTACATAATTTAAAGAATAAGAGAATTGCAGTGGGTGTTGGAAGTCGTGGAATAGCCAATATAGATATAATAACAAAAACAGTTATAGATTCTTTAAAGGAAGCTGGAGCGAGGCCCTTCATAGTTCCAGCGATGGGAAGTCATGGTGGAGCAACAGAGAAGGGACAAAAAGAAATTTTAGGTTCTTATGGAATTACAGAAGAGAACATGGGAGTTAATATAGATTTGTCTATGGATACAGAAATTATAGGAGAATATGAATCTGATTTACCTGTTTACGTAGCAAAAAGCGCACTAAATGCTGATGGTATAGTAATAATTCCGAGGATAAAGCCGCACACAGGTTTTAGAGGAAAGGTGGAAAGTGGAGTTTGCAAGATGCTTTGCATTGGTCTTGGAAAGCAAAAGGGGGCAGATTCAATTCACAGTAAAGGCTTTGAACGATTTCCAGAATTAATACCTCAAATAGGCTGCATGATAGCTAAGAAGACTAAAGTATTATTTGCTGTAGCTATAGTGGAGAATGCTTATGACGAAATTTATAAAATAGAAATTATAACTAAAGATGAAATATTGGATCTAAAAAAAGAAGAGACTCTACTTAAAGAGAGTCGAGAGCTTATGGGTAAAATACTTATACCGAAGTTTGATGTACTCATAATAGATGAAATAGGTAAGAATATAAGTGGTAATGGTCAAGATCCAAATGTAACTGGATTATATTTTACTGGATGTGTCAGTGGTGGCCCAGAATTTAAAAAATGTGTAATTTTTGATATCACTAAAGAATCTCATGGAAATGCCAACGGGGTAGGTGTATCAGATATTATTACCAGAAAATTATTTGATAAAATAAATTTTATAGATATGTACACAAATTGTTTCACTAGTACATATATGGAACCAGCTAAAATACCTATGGTTGCATCAACTTCAGAAGATGCAATAAAGATTGCTGTTAAAATCTGCAATGGGGTTAAAAATAGAGAATATAAGATTGTGTGGATAAAAAATACTATGGAATTAGAAAATATTATAGTTAGTGAACCTCTTATAGAAGAGGTTAAATCAAATTCAAATTTAGACATTTTAACAAATTCTGAAGATTTGAAATTCTATGAAGGTGAACCTAAGTTTTCTTGGGGAAAATTATAG
- a CDS encoding PTS sugar transporter subunit IIC, producing MENSKFMKWMEDNLMPVLGKLAQNIYLQSIRDAFCIFALPLIISGSIFLIIANPPTALGWGVINAWNNAITPIQSNIMIGFNLSFGIMAVAVAFGTAYSLASRWDMDEALCGMLSLICFFIVCFPASDITKVQFGDILNYLGGQGLFIAIIWGILTTFIVKLFTKKGLVIKMPAGVPPYVVRTFSALVPFFIMITFSWALEWIVWANLHITLPQLVLEVFKPLVAVSNSYPAALIEIVLMMLLWSLGIHGMNVVSSVAYPFWTAQLAANTAARSAGTPMHGIITEPFFHMFTHIGGSGLTWPLVIMFLFSASKQLKSIGKIELIPAIFNINEPIMFGAPLVLNPIMFIPFILSPVVAVTVNYIAFYSGIVPKIVMQPPFTVPVFFGGIIATGGYWQGAALQLVNLILSALIYFPFFKLFEKQLVINEKKAELEIEN from the coding sequence ATGGAAAATAGTAAATTCATGAAATGGATGGAAGATAATTTAATGCCTGTTCTTGGGAAATTAGCACAAAATATTTATTTACAATCAATACGTGATGCCTTTTGTATTTTTGCCCTCCCACTTATAATAAGTGGTTCAATATTTTTAATTATCGCCAATCCACCAACAGCACTGGGGTGGGGCGTGATAAATGCATGGAATAATGCAATTACTCCAATTCAAAGCAATATTATGATAGGTTTTAATTTAAGTTTTGGTATTATGGCAGTAGCTGTTGCTTTTGGTACGGCTTACAGTCTAGCATCAAGATGGGACATGGATGAAGCACTTTGTGGAATGCTATCATTGATATGCTTTTTTATTGTTTGTTTTCCAGCTTCAGATATTACAAAGGTTCAATTTGGAGATATTTTAAATTATCTTGGCGGTCAAGGCTTATTTATTGCAATAATATGGGGTATTTTAACAACTTTTATAGTAAAATTATTTACTAAAAAGGGTTTGGTAATAAAAATGCCAGCTGGTGTTCCACCCTATGTAGTGAGAACTTTTAGTGCACTGGTACCATTTTTTATAATGATTACTTTCTCCTGGGCTTTGGAATGGATAGTATGGGCAAATCTGCACATAACATTGCCGCAATTGGTGTTAGAAGTATTCAAACCTTTAGTTGCAGTTTCCAATAGTTATCCTGCTGCACTTATAGAAATTGTTTTAATGATGCTATTATGGTCACTGGGTATTCATGGAATGAATGTTGTATCATCTGTTGCCTATCCATTCTGGACAGCCCAATTAGCAGCAAATACTGCTGCACGAAGTGCTGGAACGCCAATGCATGGAATTATTACTGAACCTTTCTTCCATATGTTTACCCATATAGGTGGTTCAGGTTTAACATGGCCACTGGTAATAATGTTTTTATTTTCAGCATCAAAACAACTTAAGAGTATTGGAAAAATAGAACTTATACCAGCAATATTCAATATAAATGAGCCAATAATGTTTGGAGCACCTCTTGTACTTAACCCTATAATGTTCATACCATTTATACTTTCACCTGTTGTGGCAGTAACCGTAAATTATATTGCATTTTATAGCGGAATTGTTCCTAAAATAGTAATGCAGCCGCCATTTACAGTTCCGGTATTTTTCGGTGGAATTATTGCTACTGGTGGATATTGGCAGGGGGCAGCACTTCAGCTTGTAAATTTAATTCTATCTGCGTTGATTTATTTTCCTTTCTTCAAATTGTTTGAAAAACAGCTTGTAATAAATGAGAAGAAAGCAGAACTTGAAATTGAAAATTGA
- a CDS encoding Ldh family oxidoreductase: MSYKTYKYEGLKKLCNAVFEKFGFNKNDSENITDVLLLSDLFGIESHGIQRLAKYYKEIKSGLVKVNSRIKIVKETPISAVIDAGESIGQVVGKKAMNIAIEKAKNTGMGIVLVNNSNHYGIAGYYARMAQEQGLLGISMTNSPAITVPTFGKEAMMGSNPIAISMPASPYPFLMDMSTSVVTRGKIEVYNKRNEELPAGWAINSEGDDTSDAKEVLYDIANKEGGGIVPLGGSEEISGGHKGYGFALTVELFTAILSGGLTANYVHMNGVSGTCHSFIAIDYGMFGDKKIIEKNFSEYLNEIRESKKANGKYRVYIHGEKEFEAYNDKIKNGIPINDNTLKEIDEICKYFNLKIDDYIVQ; the protein is encoded by the coding sequence ATGAGTTATAAAACATACAAATATGAAGGCTTAAAAAAATTATGTAATGCAGTTTTTGAAAAATTCGGATTCAATAAAAATGACAGTGAAAATATAACTGATGTTTTGCTATTATCAGATCTGTTTGGAATTGAATCTCACGGAATTCAGAGGCTGGCAAAATATTATAAAGAGATAAAAAGCGGATTGGTGAAAGTAAACTCAAGAATAAAAATAGTTAAGGAAACACCAATATCAGCTGTTATAGATGCAGGAGAAAGTATAGGACAGGTGGTTGGCAAAAAAGCCATGAATATAGCCATAGAAAAAGCAAAAAATACAGGAATGGGAATAGTTCTAGTTAATAATTCTAATCATTATGGTATAGCAGGGTACTATGCAAGAATGGCCCAGGAGCAGGGATTGCTTGGGATTTCAATGACTAATTCTCCAGCAATTACAGTACCTACATTCGGCAAAGAAGCTATGATGGGAAGTAATCCTATTGCAATATCCATGCCGGCTAGTCCATATCCTTTTTTGATGGATATGTCAACAAGTGTTGTTACTAGAGGGAAAATAGAAGTTTATAACAAGAGAAATGAGGAACTTCCTGCAGGATGGGCAATTAATTCAGAGGGGGATGATACATCAGATGCAAAAGAAGTTTTATATGATATAGCTAATAAAGAGGGTGGAGGAATAGTTCCATTAGGTGGATCAGAAGAAATTTCAGGTGGACATAAAGGCTATGGATTTGCACTTACAGTTGAATTATTCACAGCAATCTTATCTGGTGGGTTAACGGCAAACTATGTTCATATGAATGGAGTTTCTGGTACATGCCATTCATTCATTGCAATTGATTATGGAATGTTTGGGGACAAAAAAATAATTGAAAAAAACTTTTCGGAGTACTTAAATGAAATTAGAGAATCTAAAAAGGCAAATGGAAAGTATAGAGTATACATCCATGGAGAAAAGGAATTTGAGGCATATAATGATAAGATCAAAAATGGTATTCCTATAAATGATAATACTTTAAAGGAAATAGATGAAATATGTAAATATTTTAATCTGAAAATAGATGATTATATTGTTCAATAG
- a CDS encoding ABC transporter ATP-binding protein → MDDKSKKAIEIKNLNKTFKIDNGELTVLKDIDLSVKDGEFLSIVGSSGCGKSTLLRMIVGLDTDYSGGILSYENPIQGPAVDRGMIFQESRLFPWLTVEKNIAFGLSKKVSNSEKKELVHEQLELVGLSNFAKAYPDQLSGGMKQRISIARALINKPKILLLDEPFGALDAMTRINMQQEILKIWEKEKTTMILVTHDIDEAVYLGNRVVVLSSRPGRIKKIVPVELSRPRDRSGYDFTYIKGEIYDEFFTKVENPFSYNI, encoded by the coding sequence ATGGATGATAAAAGTAAAAAAGCTATTGAAATAAAGAATTTAAATAAAACTTTTAAAATAGATAATGGAGAACTTACTGTATTGAAGGATATAGATTTATCTGTTAAGGATGGAGAATTTTTAAGTATTGTAGGCTCAAGTGGATGTGGTAAAAGCACTTTACTTAGAATGATAGTAGGTCTTGATACAGATTATTCAGGAGGCATATTATCTTATGAAAATCCCATTCAGGGACCTGCGGTTGATAGAGGAATGATTTTTCAAGAATCCAGGCTTTTTCCATGGCTTACGGTTGAAAAAAATATAGCTTTTGGCCTCAGTAAAAAAGTATCAAATTCAGAGAAGAAGGAACTAGTCCATGAACAACTTGAATTAGTAGGATTAAGCAATTTTGCAAAGGCTTATCCTGATCAGTTATCAGGAGGAATGAAGCAGAGAATTAGCATTGCAAGAGCCCTTATCAATAAACCTAAGATTTTATTATTGGATGAACCCTTTGGAGCTTTAGATGCTATGACTCGAATTAATATGCAGCAGGAAATTCTAAAAATATGGGAAAAAGAAAAAACTACTATGATTCTTGTAACTCATGATATAGATGAGGCTGTATACCTTGGAAATAGAGTTGTAGTACTATCCAGCAGACCAGGTAGAATTAAAAAAATAGTTCCTGTGGAATTATCAAGGCCGCGTGATAGAAGTGGATATGATTTTACTTACATAAAAGGTGAAATATATGATGAATTTTTTACAAAAGTAGAAAATCCATTTTCATATAATATATAG
- a CDS encoding ABC transporter substrate-binding protein: MKKITVLISILLISILVSTACGQTNSSTNSSAGNNTASTKPKEINIGYQPGINHTLLIVAKNQGWFDEEFKKDNIKINFQSFVSGPPMMEAFAGGRLDFGQVGDQPAIQARANNTDIKGIGVYASGYKLNTILAATGSNIKSAKDLKGKKVAVTVGSSAHMLLARYLESAGLKQSDIQLVNLQPTDIKTSFASKNIDAGIVWEPYASSTEAENTAYSIGDGTGLKYEVNLILASNSFAKNNPDIVKRILKVYDKTEKWVKANPDKTADIISKELKLNKEVAAKGLAKEDFDIRLTDQVVNSLTSTIKTLRENNTVRKDVDVKDLLDKTYATDAGIK, translated from the coding sequence TTGAAAAAAATAACTGTTCTAATCTCCATATTATTAATAAGTATATTGGTGTCTACAGCTTGTGGACAAACTAATAGCTCTACAAATTCATCAGCAGGAAACAATACTGCATCAACAAAACCGAAAGAAATAAATATAGGTTATCAACCAGGAATAAATCATACACTTTTAATTGTTGCAAAAAACCAAGGATGGTTTGATGAGGAATTTAAAAAGGATAATATAAAAATTAATTTTCAAAGCTTTGTATCTGGACCGCCAATGATGGAAGCTTTTGCTGGTGGAAGACTGGATTTTGGTCAAGTTGGTGATCAGCCTGCTATTCAGGCAAGAGCAAATAATACTGATATTAAGGGTATAGGAGTTTATGCATCGGGATATAAATTGAACACTATACTTGCTGCAACTGGATCAAATATAAAATCAGCTAAGGATTTAAAAGGCAAAAAAGTTGCTGTAACAGTGGGATCTTCTGCACATATGCTGCTCGCCAGATATTTGGAGTCAGCTGGTCTTAAACAAAGCGACATACAATTGGTTAACTTACAACCTACTGATATAAAGACTTCTTTTGCATCAAAAAATATTGATGCAGGAATTGTTTGGGAGCCTTATGCTTCTTCTACTGAAGCTGAAAATACAGCTTACTCAATTGGTGATGGAACTGGTCTTAAATATGAAGTAAACTTGATTTTGGCAAGTAATTCCTTCGCAAAAAATAATCCTGATATAGTAAAGAGAATTTTGAAGGTTTATGATAAAACAGAAAAATGGGTCAAGGCAAATCCAGATAAAACAGCCGATATTATTTCAAAAGAACTTAAGTTAAATAAAGAAGTTGCAGCAAAGGGTTTAGCTAAAGAAGATTTTGATATAAGATTAACAGATCAAGTTGTAAATTCACTTACATCAACTATTAAAACTTTAAGAGAAAATAATACTGTAAGAAAAGATGTAGATGTCAAGGATCTTCTAGATAAAACTTATGCAACAGATGCAGGAATAAAATAG
- a CDS encoding amidase domain-containing protein, translated as MKRVSKLFILIACLVFFPFNTASAVMEIDIDEKEQVSKAIEEIFQKRNKAIIDNDLEYIKSIYDIKTKYGTWAYEYEVKKSKYIHNWAEKQGIKFKEIKPKVIIRKVRGSDGRYSANLICSTEYKYSYVNESDITNTSRIGTYHVLNLENRDGQWIITKEWYKDPFGDSLNLDNIKADDIKQYILSQPARDLSNMEERRKGAMEYAEKYCGAASEEKYGFKYNKKYRDYNSQGGNCANFASQILFEGAKFKKNGAWNYDGRGATGPWLNADKFKNYWVGSGRASVIAHGSYEKVYKASYKLLPGDFVAYEKKGDITHISVVTGVDSKGYSLVTCHNADRNNVPWDLGWSDKKIRFWLIHVNH; from the coding sequence ATGAAGCGTGTGTCAAAGCTTTTTATTTTAATAGCTTGCTTAGTATTCTTTCCATTTAATACTGCCAGTGCAGTAATGGAAATTGATATTGATGAAAAAGAACAAGTTTCCAAAGCTATAGAGGAAATTTTTCAAAAGAGAAACAAAGCAATAATAGATAATGATTTAGAATACATTAAGTCTATATATGATATAAAAACCAAATATGGGACCTGGGCTTATGAGTACGAAGTCAAAAAGTCAAAATATATTCATAATTGGGCAGAAAAGCAAGGGATTAAATTTAAAGAGATAAAACCTAAGGTTATTATTAGAAAAGTCAGGGGAAGTGATGGTAGGTATTCTGCCAATCTTATATGTTCCACTGAGTATAAATATTCCTATGTAAATGAATCGGATATTACCAATACATCACGAATAGGAACTTATCACGTTTTAAATCTTGAAAACAGGGATGGACAATGGATAATTACAAAAGAATGGTATAAAGATCCCTTTGGTGACTCCTTAAATTTAGATAATATAAAAGCGGATGATATAAAACAGTATATACTTTCCCAGCCAGCTAGAGATTTATCTAATATGGAAGAAAGAAGAAAAGGCGCCATGGAATATGCTGAAAAATATTGTGGTGCAGCCAGTGAAGAAAAATATGGTTTTAAATATAATAAAAAATACAGAGACTATAATTCACAAGGTGGAAATTGTGCCAACTTTGCTTCGCAAATTCTCTTTGAAGGTGCAAAATTTAAGAAAAATGGTGCTTGGAATTACGATGGTAGAGGTGCTACAGGTCCTTGGCTAAATGCAGATAAATTTAAAAATTACTGGGTTGGCAGCGGCAGAGCTTCAGTAATTGCCCATGGAAGTTATGAAAAAGTGTATAAAGCTTCCTATAAACTGCTGCCGGGTGATTTTGTAGCCTATGAAAAAAAGGGAGATATAACTCATATATCCGTAGTAACTGGTGTTGATTCAAAAGGATATTCTCTTGTAACCTGTCATAACGCAGATAGAAATAATGTTCCATGGGATTTAGGATGGAGCGATAAGAAAATAAGATTTTGGCTAATACATGTTAATCACTAA
- a CDS encoding threonine synthase — MSYFSHLQCSKCGKEYSKDEKHNLCECGGPLLVRYDLHKLKENVDKDVFKSRSKGLFRFKELLPIEDEKNIVSLGEGDTPIFRLEALGDKIGAENLYIKDEGLNPTGTFKARGAAVGVSKAKELGIKTIAMPTAGNAGGAWSAYSSKAGIELVVAMPEDAPDLAKKEAFIYGSKTYLVKGLISDAGKIIAKGVKKHGWFDAATLKEPYRIEGKKTMGLEIAEYFNWEFPDAILYPTGGGVGIIGIWKAFKELKELGWIKDKIPKLIAVQSEGCNPIVKAFNEDSEASEFCNGANTIAGGIRVPKALGDFIVLDAVRQSKGTAIEVKDSEIIESLNLLAKTEGLFICPEGATLVAAVDKLIKNGFLKSTDKIVLLNTGSGLKYSNLVDEKLPVLEIDADI, encoded by the coding sequence ATGAGTTATTTTAGTCATTTACAGTGTTCAAAATGTGGAAAAGAGTATTCAAAGGATGAAAAACATAATTTATGTGAGTGTGGCGGACCATTACTTGTAAGATATGATTTACATAAGTTAAAAGAGAATGTGGACAAGGATGTATTTAAATCTAGAAGCAAAGGCCTATTTAGATTTAAGGAGCTTTTACCTATTGAAGATGAAAAAAACATAGTTTCACTTGGAGAAGGAGATACACCTATATTCAGACTTGAAGCTTTAGGCGATAAAATAGGAGCAGAAAATTTATACATTAAAGATGAAGGATTAAATCCTACAGGAACTTTTAAAGCAAGGGGCGCAGCAGTTGGAGTGTCAAAGGCCAAGGAACTTGGTATAAAGACAATAGCAATGCCTACAGCAGGAAATGCAGGTGGTGCTTGGTCTGCTTATTCTTCTAAAGCAGGAATTGAACTTGTGGTTGCTATGCCTGAAGATGCACCAGATTTAGCTAAAAAAGAGGCTTTCATATATGGATCAAAAACTTATCTTGTTAAAGGTTTAATATCCGATGCAGGTAAGATAATAGCTAAGGGTGTAAAAAAGCATGGTTGGTTTGACGCAGCTACACTTAAAGAGCCTTATAGAATTGAAGGCAAAAAGACTATGGGACTTGAGATTGCCGAATATTTTAATTGGGAATTTCCAGATGCTATACTTTATCCAACTGGCGGAGGCGTAGGAATAATTGGAATATGGAAGGCATTCAAAGAATTGAAGGAGCTAGGATGGATTAAAGATAAAATTCCAAAACTTATAGCAGTACAGTCTGAGGGATGTAATCCAATAGTAAAGGCCTTTAATGAAGATTCAGAAGCTTCTGAATTTTGCAATGGCGCAAATACTATAGCGGGGGGTATACGTGTTCCTAAAGCATTAGGAGATTTTATAGTTCTTGATGCTGTGAGACAAAGTAAAGGTACAGCAATTGAAGTAAAAGATTCTGAAATTATAGAATCACTTAATCTTTTAGCCAAGACAGAGGGACTATTTATATGCCCGGAAGGAGCAACATTAGTTGCAGCAGTGGACAAACTTATCAAAAATGGTTTTTTAAAGTCAACTGATAAAATTGTACTTTTAAATACTGGAAGTGGATTAAAGTATTCAAATTTAGTAGATGAAAAACTGCCAGTACTTGAAATAGATGCAGATATATAA
- a CDS encoding PTS lactose/cellobiose transporter subunit IIA yields the protein MSEENKFDLEQIVFNLVLHGGNARGKAYDALDAAENGDFQLAEKCLDDADEEFYQGHDYQNKLIQGQMDNETPNFLVIHAQDQLMTALAEKNLIKREIALYRKVNELEKKIEILMKK from the coding sequence GTGAGTGAAGAGAATAAATTTGATTTGGAACAAATTGTTTTTAATCTTGTACTTCATGGAGGAAATGCAAGGGGGAAGGCCTATGATGCATTGGATGCTGCAGAAAATGGAGACTTTCAGCTTGCAGAAAAATGTCTTGATGATGCAGATGAGGAATTCTACCAAGGACATGATTATCAAAATAAATTAATTCAAGGTCAGATGGATAATGAAACACCTAATTTCTTAGTAATACACGCACAGGATCAGCTTATGACAGCTTTAGCAGAGAAAAATTTAATTAAAAGAGAAATAGCCTTATATAGAAAAGTAAATGAACTAGAGAAAAAGATAGAAATATTAATGAAAAAATAA
- a CDS encoding ABC transporter permease, which translates to MNFKVILHRIYRIIKNILIALIVPIILLILWQVLSDKGFIRSSVLPSPYVIYEALVDMIKSGDLFKNLYISILRVLKGYAIGAILGIIFGILIGLFKGIEKALDLIIGFLRPIPIVAWVPVLILWMGIDEASKITIIIIGSFWPILINTIYGIKGADKKFLEVSKILEKSKLDTLIKIVFPSALPSIFTGLRIGIGSAWMSVITAEIIAATSGIGYQISYARELSQPDVMLVGVFSIGIIGFLIDYLIKKLQILVIKWDINNEN; encoded by the coding sequence ATGAATTTTAAAGTTATTTTACATAGGATATATAGGATAATTAAAAATATTCTCATAGCGTTGATTGTGCCCATAATATTATTAATATTATGGCAAGTATTAAGTGACAAAGGATTTATTAGATCATCTGTGCTTCCCTCACCTTATGTAATCTATGAAGCTTTAGTTGACATGATAAAAAGTGGAGATTTATTTAAAAATTTGTATATAAGTATATTAAGAGTTTTAAAAGGATATGCCATAGGCGCCATTCTCGGAATAATTTTTGGGATATTAATTGGATTATTCAAAGGTATCGAAAAAGCTTTAGATTTAATTATAGGGTTTTTAAGGCCAATACCTATTGTAGCCTGGGTACCTGTACTTATACTTTGGATGGGAATAGATGAAGCATCAAAGATAACAATAATAATTATAGGAAGCTTTTGGCCAATACTTATAAATACCATTTACGGTATAAAAGGAGCAGATAAAAAATTTCTAGAAGTTTCAAAAATATTGGAAAAAAGTAAGCTGGACACATTAATAAAAATTGTTTTCCCATCGGCATTACCATCTATTTTTACAGGACTGCGTATTGGAATCGGAAGTGCATGGATGAGTGTTATTACGGCAGAAATTATTGCTGCAACTTCAGGTATAGGATATCAAATTTCCTATGCCAGGGAATTATCTCAGCCAGATGTTATGTTAGTAGGAGTTTTTTCAATAGGTATAATTGGTTTCTTAATTGATTATTTAATAAAGAAATTACAAATCTTGGTTATTAAATGGGACATAAATAATGAAAATTAG